From a region of the Mucilaginibacter auburnensis genome:
- the miaB gene encoding tRNA (N6-isopentenyl adenosine(37)-C2)-methylthiotransferase MiaB translates to MIDLVLPDKTHDESRQGEALLLEPVDGKNAGRKLYIESYGCAMNFSDSEIVASILSEQGFETTGDFNSADVVFINTCSIRENAETRVRNRLKEFKTAKSKNPGMVVGVLGCMAERLKAKFLEEEKLVDVVVGPDAYRDLPNLIDQVDSGQKAVNVLLSREETYADINPVRLNSNGINAFVSIMRGCDNMCSFCVVPFTRGRERSRDPFSIVKESTDLFNAGYREVTLLGQNVDSYKWASEDETEKVNFANLLEMVALINPDLRVRFSTSHPKDITDEVLYTMAKHDNICKYIHLPVQSGNSRVLELMNRTYDREWYINRIDAIRRIMPECAISTDVITGFCSETDEEHKETVSMMEYVKYDFAYMFMYSERPGTLAAKRYADDIPEPVKAARLTEIVALQQQHSHQRLQAQIGKVQRVLIEGFSKKSKNDYAGRTDQNAMMVFPVDERYKPGQYVNVMAERCTTATLMGRIIPQTP, encoded by the coding sequence ATGATAGATTTGGTTCTTCCGGATAAAACACATGATGAGAGCAGGCAGGGTGAGGCTTTGTTATTAGAGCCTGTTGATGGAAAAAATGCCGGGCGCAAACTATATATAGAAAGCTATGGCTGCGCCATGAATTTTTCTGACAGCGAGATTGTAGCTTCTATTTTATCAGAACAAGGTTTTGAAACCACCGGCGATTTCAACAGTGCCGATGTGGTATTTATCAATACCTGTTCTATCCGCGAAAATGCCGAAACACGTGTGCGCAACCGCCTGAAAGAATTTAAGACTGCCAAGTCTAAAAATCCGGGAATGGTGGTAGGTGTGCTGGGTTGCATGGCCGAACGTTTGAAAGCAAAATTTTTAGAAGAAGAAAAACTGGTTGACGTAGTGGTAGGGCCTGATGCATATCGCGATCTTCCTAATCTGATAGACCAGGTTGATAGTGGTCAAAAGGCAGTAAACGTATTGCTCTCTCGCGAGGAAACTTATGCTGATATTAATCCGGTAAGACTTAACAGTAACGGTATAAACGCTTTTGTATCAATTATGCGCGGGTGCGACAACATGTGTTCGTTCTGCGTAGTGCCGTTTACCCGCGGCCGCGAGCGTAGCCGCGATCCGTTCTCAATAGTAAAAGAATCTACTGATTTGTTTAACGCGGGCTATCGTGAGGTTACTTTGCTGGGACAGAATGTTGATTCCTACAAATGGGCTAGCGAAGATGAAACTGAAAAGGTGAACTTCGCCAATTTGTTAGAGATGGTGGCGTTGATCAATCCTGATCTGCGTGTGCGTTTCTCTACCTCGCATCCCAAAGATATTACTGACGAAGTGCTGTATACCATGGCAAAGCATGATAATATCTGCAAATACATTCATTTGCCGGTACAATCAGGCAATAGCCGCGTGTTGGAGTTGATGAACCGAACTTACGACCGTGAATGGTACATTAACCGTATTGACGCTATTCGCAGGATTATGCCGGAGTGCGCTATCTCAACCGACGTAATAACCGGCTTTTGCAGCGAAACCGATGAAGAACATAAAGAGACAGTGAGCATGATGGAGTATGTAAAATATGATTTTGCTTACATGTTTATGTATTCTGAAAGACCGGGAACGCTGGCAGCCAAGCGTTACGCTGATGATATACCTGAGCCTGTAAAGGCAGCACGCTTAACTGAGATTGTTGCTTTGCAGCAGCAACATTCGCATCAGCGCCTGCAGGCGCAAATTGGCAAGGTTCAAAGGGTGTTGATTGAAGGGTTTTCAAAAAAATCAAAGAACGATTATGCGGGCCGTACAGATCAAAATGCCATGATGGTATTTCCAGTTGATGAAAGATATAAACCTGGCCAATATGTTAATGTGATGGCGGAAAGATGCACTACGGCTACGTTGATGGGAAGAATAATCCCCCAAACCCCCTGA
- a CDS encoding sigma-54 interaction domain-containing protein codes for MEIQEIKQRFGIIGNSPLLNRAIDIARQVAPTDISVLITGESGSGKEVFSHIIHNISQRKHGPFIAVNCGAIPEGTIDSELFGHEKGAYTGAVGERKGYFETVNGGTIFLDEIAEMPLGTQARLLRVLESGQYIRVGSSKVEKTNVRVIAATNVDVYDAVKNGKFREDLYYRLNTVPLRIPSLRERKEDIYLLFRKFTSDFTDKYRTPPIQLDEEAQQILSNYGWPGNVRQLKNMAEQLAVLERNHMITGQTLLTYIPSDGNNRNLPMRLDNQPKEDFSERDILYKVLFDMKRDMVELKKLVVDMIEHGGAVPNYANHSQTLTQLYRDIELPVATEPQFTIQQPVNAINNITPGPIAANDDDFSITQHTEEVEESLSLVEKESDLIRKALKKHKGKRKLAANELGISERTLYRKIKELNL; via the coding sequence ATGGAGATACAAGAAATAAAACAACGCTTTGGCATCATCGGTAATTCGCCGTTGTTGAACAGGGCAATAGATATAGCAAGACAAGTGGCACCTACCGATATTTCGGTACTTATTACCGGCGAAAGCGGTAGTGGTAAAGAGGTGTTCTCGCACATTATACACAACATCAGTCAGCGTAAACATGGGCCGTTTATAGCAGTTAACTGTGGCGCCATACCCGAGGGAACTATTGATTCGGAGCTGTTCGGTCACGAAAAAGGTGCATACACGGGCGCAGTTGGCGAGCGTAAAGGCTATTTTGAAACCGTTAACGGTGGCACCATATTTTTGGATGAGATTGCCGAAATGCCTTTGGGTACGCAGGCGCGTTTACTGCGGGTTTTAGAATCCGGCCAGTATATACGCGTAGGGTCATCAAAGGTAGAGAAAACCAACGTACGTGTTATAGCAGCTACCAATGTTGATGTTTATGATGCAGTAAAAAATGGAAAGTTTCGTGAGGACCTGTACTATCGTTTAAATACGGTTCCTTTACGCATCCCGTCGTTACGTGAAAGAAAGGAAGATATTTATCTGCTGTTCCGCAAATTTACATCAGACTTTACTGATAAATACCGTACTCCGCCTATTCAGTTAGATGAGGAAGCACAGCAGATACTGAGCAACTATGGTTGGCCGGGTAATGTAAGGCAGTTAAAAAATATGGCCGAACAGTTAGCGGTTTTAGAGCGAAATCACATGATAACCGGGCAAACACTGCTAACCTATATTCCGTCTGACGGTAATAACCGTAACCTGCCCATGCGGTTAGACAATCAGCCTAAAGAAGATTTTTCTGAACGCGACATATTATACAAAGTGTTGTTTGATATGAAACGCGATATGGTAGAGCTTAAAAAGCTGGTTGTTGATATGATAGAGCACGGCGGTGCTGTGCCTAACTATGCTAACCACTCGCAAACGCTTACGCAGTTGTACCGGGATATTGAATTGCCTGTTGCCACCGAGCCACAGTTTACCATACAGCAGCCCGTTAATGCCATTAACAATATAACACCCGGGCCTATTGCTGCAAATGATGACGATTTTAGCATAACGCAACATACCGAAGAGGTAGAAGAATCGTTATCGTTGGTAGAAAAGGAATCAGACCTGATACGCAAGGCGCTTAAAAAGCATAAAGGCAAACGTAAGCTTGCTGCCAATGAGTTGGGTATATCAGAACGTACCTTGTATAGAAAAATTAAAGAATTGAACCTGTAG
- the lptE gene encoding LPS assembly lipoprotein LptE, with protein sequence MKRLLLITPLLLSLCLITPGCYSLKSQSIPDELRTIYIGFFENNAPLVVSTLSSTFTEALKARVRTTTRLSVVNGEGDASMTGAITDYRSAPVSIQAPGNTNAPPIAGAQALTLTVRVKFDFPADKTKTLSFDQNFSKSINYSGNLASQQEQLLQTLSNQIIDDIFNKAFNNW encoded by the coding sequence ATGAAGAGATTACTGTTGATAACGCCTTTGCTGCTTAGCTTGTGCCTGATAACCCCAGGCTGCTATTCGCTTAAAAGCCAATCTATACCGGATGAGTTAAGAACCATTTATATAGGTTTTTTTGAAAATAACGCGCCGTTGGTAGTGAGTACTTTAAGCTCGACTTTTACAGAAGCTTTAAAAGCACGGGTACGTACAACCACGCGCCTCAGTGTAGTTAACGGAGAAGGCGATGCCAGCATGACGGGTGCGATAACCGATTACCGGAGTGCCCCGGTATCTATTCAAGCACCGGGCAATACTAATGCTCCTCCAATAGCTGGTGCACAGGCGCTAACTTTAACTGTTCGGGTTAAGTTTGACTTTCCGGCCGATAAGACGAAAACCCTTTCGTTTGACCAGAACTTCAGCAAGAGCATCAACTATTCGGGTAACCTGGCATCGCAGCAAGAGCAGTTGTTGCAAACGCTCAGCAATCAGATCATCGACGATATTTTTAATAAAGCCTTTAATAATTGGTAA
- the secG gene encoding preprotein translocase subunit SecG has product MLIVLVILVVLVCALLGLIVLIQNPKGGGLSSNFSASSQLMGVQKTGDFLEKGTWVLAITLMVLALGINVVVKDGTAAPTSKYQEQINKSLNAAPATATPSAAPAFPGATTPAAAPAATDSLKK; this is encoded by the coding sequence ATGTTAATAGTATTGGTGATCCTGGTGGTGTTAGTATGCGCTTTGCTGGGTCTTATTGTGTTGATACAAAACCCTAAAGGTGGTGGTTTGTCATCTAACTTTTCAGCCTCATCGCAATTGATGGGTGTACAAAAAACCGGCGACTTTTTAGAAAAAGGGACATGGGTATTAGCCATTACGTTAATGGTACTTGCTTTAGGTATAAACGTGGTAGTAAAAGACGGTACAGCTGCTCCAACAAGCAAATACCAAGAGCAGATCAACAAGTCGCTTAATGCAGCGCCTGCTACTGCTACGCCTTCTGCAGCGCCTGCATTCCCGGGTGCAACAACTCCTGCTGCTGCACCTGCTGCAACAGACTCTTTAAAAAAATAA
- a CDS encoding co-chaperone GroES — MSINIKPLGDRIVVEAAPAETKTASGLYIPETAQEKPQHGTIVAAGPGKYAEQTGNLIPLSVKEGDKVLYGKFAGQEITIDGKSYLIMRESDIYATV, encoded by the coding sequence ATGTCAATAAACATCAAACCTCTCGGAGACAGGATTGTAGTGGAAGCTGCTCCGGCCGAAACCAAAACAGCATCAGGTCTTTATATCCCTGAAACTGCACAGGAGAAACCACAGCACGGCACTATCGTTGCTGCAGGCCCAGGCAAATACGCAGAACAAACAGGTAACTTAATACCATTGTCAGTTAAAGAAGGCGACAAAGTGCTTTATGGTAAATTTGCAGGTCAGGAAATTACCATTGATGGTAAAAGCTACCTGATCATGAGAGAATCTGATATTTACGCTACTGTATAA
- the groL gene encoding chaperonin GroEL (60 kDa chaperone family; promotes refolding of misfolded polypeptides especially under stressful conditions; forms two stacked rings of heptamers to form a barrel-shaped 14mer; ends can be capped by GroES; misfolded proteins enter the barrel where they are refolded when GroES binds), translated as MSKQVKYNVEARDALKRGVDILANAVKVTLGPKGRNVIIDKKFGSPAVTKDGVTVAKEIELKDAIENMGAQMVKEVASKTADIAGDGTTTATVLAQAIVTAGIKNVAAGANPMDLKRGIDKAVKAVVADLKNQKQDVGSDFSKIKQVAAISANNDEVIGEMIANAMEKVGTAGVITVEEAKGTETEVKTVEGMQFDRGYLSAYFVTNTDKMEVELENPYILICDKKISSMKEILPILEKQVQTGKPLLIIAEDLEGEALSTLVVNKIRGSLKVAAVKAPGFGDRRKAILEDIAILTGGQVISEEKGLKLETTELSDLGQAEKITIDKDYSTIINGKGNPDAIKGRVNEISVSMEATTSDYDKEKLQERLAKLSGGVAVLYVGAATEVEMKEKKDRVDDALHATRAAVEEGIVAGGGVAFIRAVAALANLKGDNEDENTGIQIIRRAIEEPLRQICENAGIEGSIIVQKVKEGSADFGYNARTDKFENLIGAGVIDPTKVSRVALENAASIASMLLTTECVLADDPEDAPAGPPMGGGGMGGMM; from the coding sequence ATGTCAAAGCAAGTTAAATATAACGTTGAAGCAAGAGATGCGCTGAAAAGAGGTGTAGACATTCTGGCTAATGCAGTAAAAGTTACTTTGGGTCCTAAAGGCCGTAACGTAATTATCGATAAAAAATTTGGTTCACCAGCGGTTACTAAAGACGGTGTAACAGTAGCTAAAGAAATTGAGCTAAAAGATGCTATCGAGAACATGGGTGCTCAAATGGTTAAAGAAGTAGCTTCAAAAACTGCTGATATTGCTGGTGACGGTACCACTACTGCAACCGTTTTAGCACAAGCTATTGTAACTGCAGGTATTAAAAACGTTGCTGCCGGTGCAAATCCAATGGATTTGAAACGCGGTATTGACAAAGCTGTTAAAGCTGTGGTTGCCGATTTGAAAAACCAAAAACAAGACGTTGGCAGCGATTTTAGCAAGATCAAACAAGTAGCTGCTATTTCAGCTAATAACGATGAAGTTATTGGTGAAATGATAGCTAACGCTATGGAGAAAGTTGGTACAGCAGGTGTTATCACTGTTGAAGAAGCAAAAGGTACAGAAACCGAAGTTAAAACGGTAGAAGGTATGCAGTTTGACCGTGGTTATTTATCGGCCTACTTCGTTACCAATACTGATAAAATGGAAGTTGAGTTAGAGAACCCATACATCCTTATCTGCGACAAGAAGATATCTTCAATGAAAGAAATTCTTCCTATCCTTGAAAAACAAGTACAAACAGGCAAACCACTTTTAATTATTGCTGAAGATCTGGAAGGCGAAGCTTTATCAACTTTAGTAGTTAATAAAATTCGTGGTTCACTGAAAGTTGCTGCGGTTAAAGCACCTGGCTTTGGCGATCGCCGTAAAGCTATCTTAGAAGATATCGCTATCCTAACCGGTGGTCAAGTTATCTCTGAAGAAAAAGGCTTGAAATTAGAAACAACTGAGTTAAGCGACTTAGGTCAGGCCGAAAAAATCACTATTGATAAAGATTACTCAACCATTATTAATGGTAAAGGTAACCCTGATGCAATCAAAGGCCGTGTAAACGAGATCTCTGTATCAATGGAAGCTACTACTTCTGATTATGATAAAGAAAAACTGCAGGAGCGTTTAGCTAAGTTATCAGGTGGTGTTGCTGTATTATATGTTGGTGCAGCTACCGAAGTTGAAATGAAAGAGAAAAAAGACCGTGTTGACGATGCTTTACACGCAACTCGCGCTGCTGTTGAAGAAGGTATAGTAGCAGGTGGTGGTGTAGCTTTCATCCGTGCGGTTGCTGCTTTGGCTAACCTTAAAGGTGACAACGAAGATGAAAACACTGGTATCCAGATCATCCGTCGTGCTATTGAAGAGCCATTGCGTCAGATCTGCGAGAATGCGGGTATTGAAGGTTCAATCATTGTTCAGAAAGTTAAAGAAGGTTCTGCTGATTTTGGTTACAACGCTCGTACCGACAAGTTTGAAAACTTAATTGGTGCCGGTGTAATTGACCCAACTAAAGTAAGCCGTGTAGCTTTAGAGAACGCAGCTTCGATTGCTTCAATGTTGTTAACAACTGAATGCGTTTTAGCTGACGATCCGGAAGATGCACCTGCTGGTCCTCCAATGGGTGGCGGTGGCATGGGCGGCATGATGTAA
- a CDS encoding mechanosensitive ion channel family protein: protein MKLQDFDLHGFYREAYRWLFIHGTKFVLSLILLFIGLRLIKFIGNRLRGRMSRQMVHSSLQPFFLSVSLTALYILLIVSVLAINQIDIINVSTILGGATVAVGLALSGTFQNFAGGVLILLLKPFELDDSIIAQGQDGKVTSIQIFYTVLLTADNKTVIIPNGKLFNEVIVNVTREGKRRLDFEVKVGYVVDIDQVKTIIINTVNNAKSVLSNPAIRVGIISLEVDSIRFLVNVWVKPADFLTTKMELQENIIKNLKAAGVKLLGT, encoded by the coding sequence ATGAAGTTACAAGATTTTGATCTGCACGGTTTTTACCGGGAAGCGTACCGATGGCTGTTTATTCACGGCACCAAGTTCGTACTATCTCTCATCCTTTTATTTATTGGGCTTAGGCTGATAAAATTTATAGGCAACCGTTTGCGCGGCCGAATGAGTAGACAAATGGTGCATTCGTCTCTACAGCCATTTTTTCTGAGTGTATCATTAACGGCGTTATATATCCTTCTTATAGTCTCGGTTCTCGCTATTAATCAGATCGATATTATTAACGTGAGTACCATATTAGGGGGTGCTACTGTTGCCGTAGGTTTAGCGTTATCAGGTACTTTTCAAAATTTTGCCGGTGGTGTGCTTATCTTACTGTTAAAGCCATTTGAACTGGATGATAGCATTATAGCGCAAGGGCAGGATGGAAAAGTAACCTCCATACAAATATTCTATACTGTATTACTCACGGCAGATAACAAAACGGTAATTATTCCTAATGGTAAGCTTTTTAACGAGGTTATTGTTAACGTTACCCGCGAGGGCAAACGCAGACTTGACTTTGAAGTAAAGGTAGGCTACGTGGTAGATATTGATCAGGTTAAAACGATAATAATCAATACGGTTAATAATGCTAAATCCGTTTTAAGCAATCCGGCTATAAGAGTAGGTATTATTTCGTTAGAGGTTGACTCCATCAGGTTTTTAGTAAATGTATGGGTCAAACCTGCTGATTTTTTGACAACCAAAATGGAACTTCAGGAAAACATTATTAAAAATCTGAAAGCAGCCGGAGTGAAGTTGCTGGGTACTTAA
- a CDS encoding DUF58 domain-containing protein, with amino-acid sequence MKKLFSRFYSDLFLTRRFFTSIVIAVVLFMLSFFFPWLGVVPHVFFGAFLVVVATEIAMLYLKSNGIFARRHAPERLSNNDDNQLGIYVENRYAFTVKMGVIDEIPFQFQKRDVWFKTTLQPGQNKLLNYTLKPLKRGEYSFGNVIVYVGSSLGLINRRYTVQQAQNLPVYPSFLQMRKYELMAISNRITEFGIKKIRRIGHSMEFEQVKNYVPGDDYRAINWKATARQGSLMTNSYTDERSQHVYCVIDKSRVMKMPFEGLSLLDYAINASLILLNVAMLKEDKAGLITIAEKKGTVVPADKRPTQLNKIMEALYKEKTRYLETDMGLLYTTIRGTLRQRSLVIFFTNFESMSGLNRQLPYLKRIAKFHLLLVVFFENTELKRLSEEPAKDVEEIYIKTIAEKMAFDKKLIVKELTKHGIQTILSAPQNLNVNTINAYLEIKAKQKI; translated from the coding sequence GTGAAGAAGCTATTCAGCAGGTTTTATTCTGATCTGTTTTTAACCCGCAGATTTTTTACCTCCATAGTTATTGCTGTGGTGCTGTTCATGCTGTCGTTCTTTTTCCCGTGGTTAGGTGTAGTTCCTCATGTATTCTTCGGGGCCTTTCTCGTTGTGGTAGCAACGGAAATCGCAATGCTCTATCTAAAATCAAACGGAATTTTCGCGCGCAGGCATGCACCCGAGCGTTTAAGCAATAATGATGATAACCAATTAGGCATTTACGTTGAAAACAGGTACGCGTTCACCGTAAAGATGGGCGTTATTGATGAGATACCCTTTCAATTTCAAAAACGCGATGTGTGGTTCAAAACCACTTTGCAGCCTGGTCAGAATAAGCTGCTCAACTATACATTAAAACCGCTTAAGCGCGGTGAGTACAGCTTCGGCAATGTTATAGTTTATGTGGGTTCATCATTGGGACTAATTAACAGACGCTATACTGTACAACAAGCGCAAAACCTGCCGGTATATCCGTCATTTCTACAAATGCGCAAGTACGAATTGATGGCTATATCCAACCGGATTACTGAGTTCGGCATTAAAAAAATACGGCGTATAGGGCACAGCATGGAATTTGAGCAGGTTAAAAACTATGTTCCGGGTGATGACTACCGCGCCATTAACTGGAAGGCCACTGCCCGGCAAGGCAGCCTCATGACCAACTCATATACTGATGAGCGCTCACAGCATGTGTATTGCGTAATAGATAAATCTCGCGTAATGAAAATGCCTTTTGAAGGATTAAGCCTGCTGGATTACGCTATCAATGCCAGCTTAATACTGTTAAATGTGGCCATGCTGAAGGAAGACAAAGCAGGCCTTATTACCATAGCCGAAAAGAAAGGCACCGTTGTACCTGCCGACAAGCGCCCTACTCAGCTTAATAAAATTATGGAGGCCTTGTATAAGGAAAAAACCCGTTACCTGGAAACTGATATGGGGCTGCTTTATACAACTATACGCGGCACGTTAAGACAACGCAGTCTGGTAATATTTTTTACTAACTTTGAAAGCATGTCGGGCCTTAACCGGCAATTACCTTATTTAAAGCGCATAGCCAAGTTTCATTTACTGTTAGTTGTATTTTTTGAGAATACAGAATTGAAACGCTTAAGCGAAGAACCTGCGAAGGATGTGGAAGAAATATACATTAAAACCATAGCTGAGAAAATGGCATTCGACAAAAAGTTGATCGTAAAAGAGCTGACCAAGCACGGCATACAAACCATTTTAAGCGCACCGCAAAACCTTAACGTAAATACCATTAACGCTTACCTGGAAATAAAAGCTAAGCAGAAGATATAA
- a CDS encoding AAA family ATPase — protein sequence MEEEIFEQRTDLSKLSNAVEQMKAAIGQVIVGQQDTIELIIAGILANGHLLIEGVPGVAKTLTAKLVAKAIDAAYSRIQFTPDLMPSDVLGTSIFSPKTSAFEFKRGPIFGNIILIDEINRSPAKTQAALFEVMEERQITIDGQTYKMQEPFIVLATQNPIEQEGTYRLPEAQLDRFLFKIEVKYPSLEDEITILTQQHQQSPAEQLDQIKPVLSITDIIALRQQVKNLHVEPKLLEFVAKIIHETRNNKSLYLGGSPRASLAIVNSAKALAAIKGRDFITPDDIIATALPVLRHRIMLTPEKEMEGLTPDDVIQQLIKKIEVPR from the coding sequence ATGGAAGAAGAAATATTTGAACAAAGAACTGATTTATCCAAACTAAGTAACGCTGTTGAACAAATGAAAGCTGCTATTGGCCAGGTAATAGTAGGTCAGCAGGACACCATTGAGCTCATAATAGCGGGCATTTTAGCTAACGGCCACCTGCTTATTGAAGGTGTACCTGGCGTGGCCAAAACCCTCACCGCTAAACTGGTAGCTAAAGCTATTGATGCAGCATACTCGCGCATACAATTTACACCCGACCTGATGCCATCGGATGTTTTAGGTACATCCATTTTTAGCCCTAAAACCAGCGCGTTTGAATTTAAGCGTGGCCCTATCTTCGGCAACATCATCTTAATTGATGAGATAAACCGCTCACCTGCCAAAACGCAGGCCGCTTTATTTGAGGTAATGGAAGAACGGCAGATAACCATTGACGGGCAAACCTACAAAATGCAGGAGCCCTTTATTGTGTTAGCCACACAAAACCCTATTGAACAGGAAGGAACTTACAGATTGCCGGAGGCTCAGCTGGACAGGTTTCTGTTTAAAATAGAAGTTAAATACCCATCACTGGAAGATGAGATAACCATACTTACGCAACAACACCAGCAATCACCTGCAGAGCAGCTGGATCAAATTAAGCCGGTGCTATCCATAACGGACATTATTGCCCTGCGCCAACAAGTAAAAAATCTGCATGTTGAGCCTAAACTGCTGGAGTTTGTTGCCAAAATAATTCACGAAACACGCAACAATAAGTCGCTGTACCTGGGCGGATCGCCAAGGGCATCGTTAGCTATTGTTAATTCTGCTAAAGCACTTGCGGCTATAAAAGGACGCGATTTTATTACGCCGGACGATATTATTGCTACGGCTTTACCTGTATTAAGACACCGAATAATGCTAACACCCGAAAAAGAAATGGAAGGCCTTACGCCTGATGATGTAATACAACAATTGATCAAAAAAATTGAGGTACCCAGATAA
- a CDS encoding DUF4350 domain-containing protein, protein MKDFKIYLGIASALLVVYLIIQYNRPKPINWQPTLSSTDKIPFGTFILRQRLGDIFPASVINNSDKSAYSFFKAQKKPGNYIIIAKSIKITKDDFEEMTRYIHAGSNVFITGFDWNGVIADTLKFNTGFEIQEKNTTLNFTNKDLKRRTPYKFSKDISAQYFADFDTTRATVLSTNKAGNATYLRYKFGKGNLFVCANPQLFTNYSLLTTDGAAYASIALSYLPQQKNIFWDVFQNHEVEVDRSPLRVFFSNPSLQWAYYLSLFGLVIFVLFEIKRRQRVIPIIEPLKNTTVDFVNVVGQVYYEKRDNANIAHKKILYLLSHLRENYQIRTNKIDSELIDTISGKTGVDGALAKQLIDYISYIAAHQRVTDRELIELNHLIEKFYKAI, encoded by the coding sequence ATGAAAGACTTTAAGATCTATCTGGGCATAGCAAGTGCATTGTTAGTTGTTTACCTGATTATTCAATACAATAGGCCGAAACCCATAAATTGGCAACCAACACTTTCAAGCACTGATAAAATACCTTTCGGCACTTTTATTTTACGCCAAAGGTTAGGAGACATTTTTCCAGCCTCTGTAATTAACAACAGCGACAAATCAGCTTATTCATTTTTCAAAGCACAAAAAAAGCCAGGCAATTATATTATCATAGCCAAATCTATCAAGATCACTAAAGATGATTTTGAGGAGATGACCCGTTACATTCACGCCGGAAGTAACGTTTTTATAACGGGTTTTGATTGGAACGGCGTAATTGCAGACACCTTGAAATTTAATACCGGTTTCGAAATTCAAGAGAAAAACACCACGCTAAATTTTACCAACAAAGACTTAAAACGGCGTACCCCCTATAAATTTTCAAAAGACATAAGCGCGCAGTACTTTGCTGACTTTGACACAACAAGAGCCACCGTTTTAAGTACTAACAAAGCAGGGAACGCTACCTATCTGCGTTATAAATTCGGTAAGGGCAACCTGTTTGTTTGCGCCAATCCACAACTTTTTACTAATTACAGTTTGCTTACCACCGATGGCGCGGCATATGCAAGTATTGCCTTATCGTATCTTCCACAGCAGAAAAACATATTTTGGGATGTATTCCAAAATCATGAGGTAGAAGTGGACCGGTCTCCACTTAGGGTATTCTTTAGCAACCCCAGCTTACAGTGGGCCTACTATTTAAGTTTATTTGGGTTAGTGATATTTGTTTTATTTGAAATTAAACGCAGGCAACGCGTTATACCCATTATTGAACCTTTAAAAAACACAACGGTTGATTTTGTTAACGTTGTTGGGCAGGTATATTACGAAAAGCGCGACAACGCTAACATTGCCCATAAAAAAATACTCTACCTTTTAAGCCACTTACGAGAAAACTACCAGATAAGAACTAACAAAATTGACAGTGAACTAATCGACACCATAAGCGGCAAAACCGGTGTTGACGGGGCTTTGGCAAAACAATTAATTGATTACATCAGCTATATTGCCGCTCATCAACGGGTTACCGACAGAGAACTTATTGAACTTAACCACCTTATTGAAAAATTTTACAAAGCCATATAA